The Actinomadura sp. WMMB 499 genome includes a window with the following:
- the cydD gene encoding thiol reductant ABC exporter subunit CydD — protein MKPLDPRLLRHARTTRAFLVVSAVLGTATAGLVIAQATLLADMIARTFLGDADLAGLRTPMLLLLAVVAGRAAVAWLQEVAAHRSAAAVKSQLRSRLLEHATRLGPRWLSGERSGELATLATRGVDALDGYFARYLPQLVLAVTVPLAVGARILLGDWLSAVIIAVTVPLIPVFAILVGLATQWKMNRQWRTLSLLAAHFLDVVAGLPTLKVFGRAKAQARGIREVTGRYRRATMSTLRIAFVSAMVLELLSTLSVALVAVSIGLRLVEGGMAFETALLILILAPEAYFPLRQVGAQYHASVEGLTAAGRIFEVLETPLPAAGTGTDVPDVRRATIRLDGVTVAYPGRDAPALDGFALTVHPGEIVALAGPSGAGKSTLLNVLLGFVRTDSGRVLADWADLADLDPDAWRRNIAWVPQRPYLFAGTIAANIRLGDPGAPDDRVRAAARAANVLEFADDLPRGLDTPIGERGAGLSAGQRQRVALARAFLRDAPLLLLDEPTAGLDAASEASVVDAVRRLAAGRTVVLVAHRPALAALADRTVRVEPAEVAA, from the coding sequence ATGAAGCCGCTCGACCCGCGCCTGCTGCGGCACGCGCGCACCACGCGGGCGTTCCTCGTCGTGTCGGCCGTCCTCGGGACCGCGACCGCCGGGCTCGTCATCGCGCAGGCCACGCTCCTCGCCGACATGATCGCCCGGACGTTCCTCGGCGACGCCGACCTGGCCGGCCTGCGCACGCCGATGCTGCTGCTCCTCGCCGTCGTCGCGGGCCGCGCGGCCGTCGCGTGGCTCCAGGAGGTCGCGGCGCACCGGTCGGCCGCCGCCGTGAAGTCGCAGCTGCGGAGCCGGCTGCTGGAGCACGCGACGCGGCTCGGCCCGCGCTGGCTGTCGGGCGAGCGCAGCGGCGAGCTCGCCACGCTCGCGACGCGCGGCGTGGACGCCCTCGACGGGTACTTCGCCCGCTACCTGCCGCAGCTCGTCCTCGCCGTAACCGTCCCGCTGGCGGTCGGGGCGCGGATCCTGCTCGGCGACTGGCTCTCCGCCGTGATCATCGCGGTGACCGTGCCGCTGATCCCCGTCTTCGCGATCCTGGTCGGCCTCGCGACCCAGTGGAAGATGAACCGGCAGTGGCGGACCCTCTCGCTCCTCGCAGCGCACTTCCTGGACGTCGTCGCGGGACTGCCCACGCTCAAGGTGTTCGGCCGCGCGAAGGCGCAGGCCCGCGGGATCCGCGAGGTCACCGGCCGGTACCGCCGCGCGACGATGTCGACGCTGCGGATCGCGTTCGTGTCGGCGATGGTGCTGGAGCTGCTGTCGACGCTGTCCGTCGCGCTCGTCGCCGTGTCGATCGGGCTGCGGCTCGTCGAGGGCGGGATGGCGTTCGAGACGGCGCTGCTGATCCTGATCCTCGCCCCGGAGGCGTACTTCCCGCTGCGGCAGGTCGGGGCGCAGTACCACGCGAGCGTCGAGGGCCTCACCGCCGCCGGGCGGATCTTCGAGGTGCTCGAGACGCCGCTCCCGGCCGCCGGGACGGGCACGGACGTCCCCGACGTGCGGCGCGCGACGATCCGCCTCGACGGCGTCACCGTCGCCTACCCCGGACGCGACGCGCCCGCCCTCGACGGCTTCGCGCTCACCGTCCATCCGGGGGAGATCGTCGCGCTCGCCGGCCCGAGCGGCGCCGGGAAGTCGACCCTGCTGAACGTCCTGCTCGGGTTCGTGCGGACCGACTCGGGGCGGGTGCTGGCCGACTGGGCGGACCTCGCCGACCTCGACCCGGACGCGTGGCGCCGGAACATCGCGTGGGTGCCGCAGCGCCCGTACCTGTTCGCCGGGACGATCGCCGCGAACATCCGCCTCGGCGACCCCGGCGCCCCGGACGACCGGGTGCGCGCCGCCGCGCGCGCCGCGAACGTCCTCGAGTTCGCCGACGACCTCCCCCGCGGCCTCGACACCCCGATCGGCGAGCGCGGCGCCGGGCTGTCGGCCGGGCAGCGGCAGCGGGTCGCGCTGGCCCGCGCGTTCCTGCGGGACGCGCCGCTGCTCCTGCTGGACGAACCGACCGCGGGCCTCGACGCCGCGAGCGAGGCGTCCGTCGTCGACGCCGTCCGCCGGCTCGCGGCCGGCCGCACCGTCGTCCTCGTCGCGCACCGCCCGGCCCTCGCCGCCCTCGCCGACCGGACCGTCCGCGTCGAACCGGCGGAGGTGGCCGCGTGA
- the cydC gene encoding thiol reductant ABC exporter subunit CydC, which translates to MNGPVWRLVKLTRPVRGRLAVALVFGVLALGSGVALMGASAWLISRAAQHPPVLMLMVAIVAVRAFGIGRGVFRYVERLVGHDATFRILADLRARVYERLERLAPAGLPGFRGGDLLARLVDDVDAVQDLYLRTLLPCAVAAVVGGASVGVAWALLPAAGAVLLATLLAAGVAAPWLSAAVARRAERRTADLRGELASHVVDTLHGAPELIAYGAAPARLAEATRIDREFTRATARSAATAGLGAALSALAGGLAVWGGLATGVPAVRSGALDGVLLAVVVMLPLAAFEVVNGLPLAAQYLERVRASAARVFAVLDGPDPVREPDAPARLPEAPHKVRVTDLRARWTPDGPLALDGVSLDLAPGRRVAVVGPSGSGKTTLASVLLRFLEPAGGRVTLNGTDVRDLAGDDLRTVVGLCAQDAHLFDSTIGENLRLARRSASEAEIRDALRGARLLDWVESLPSGLDTRVGEHGAQVSGGQRQRIALARALLAGFPVLLLDEPAEHLDTETADALTADLLDATRGRTTLLVTHRLAGLDAVDEIVVLDRGRVADRGTHAELATRPGIYREMWDRERATPAITVP; encoded by the coding sequence GTGAACGGGCCGGTGTGGCGGTTGGTGAAGCTCACCCGTCCCGTCCGGGGGCGGCTGGCGGTCGCCCTCGTGTTCGGGGTGCTCGCGCTCGGCAGCGGAGTCGCGCTGATGGGGGCGTCGGCGTGGCTGATCTCGCGGGCCGCGCAGCATCCGCCCGTCCTGATGCTGATGGTCGCGATCGTGGCGGTCCGGGCGTTCGGGATCGGGCGCGGCGTGTTCCGGTACGTCGAACGGCTCGTCGGGCACGACGCGACGTTCCGGATCCTCGCCGATCTGCGGGCCCGCGTGTACGAGCGGCTGGAGCGGCTCGCACCGGCGGGGCTGCCCGGGTTCCGCGGCGGCGACCTGCTCGCCCGGCTCGTCGACGACGTCGACGCCGTCCAGGACCTCTACCTGCGGACGCTGCTGCCGTGCGCGGTCGCGGCGGTCGTCGGCGGCGCGTCGGTCGGGGTCGCGTGGGCGCTGCTGCCCGCCGCCGGGGCGGTGCTGCTGGCGACGCTGCTGGCGGCCGGGGTCGCGGCGCCGTGGCTGTCGGCGGCGGTCGCGCGGCGCGCCGAGCGCCGGACGGCGGACCTGCGCGGCGAGCTGGCGTCGCACGTCGTCGACACGCTGCACGGCGCGCCCGAGCTGATCGCCTACGGCGCGGCGCCCGCGCGGCTCGCGGAGGCCACCCGGATCGACCGGGAATTCACCCGCGCGACGGCCCGGTCGGCGGCGACGGCCGGGCTGGGCGCGGCGCTGTCGGCGCTCGCGGGCGGGCTGGCCGTGTGGGGCGGACTCGCGACCGGCGTCCCGGCGGTGCGGTCGGGGGCGCTGGACGGGGTGCTGCTCGCGGTCGTGGTGATGCTGCCGCTCGCCGCGTTCGAGGTGGTCAACGGGCTGCCGCTGGCCGCGCAGTACCTCGAGCGGGTGCGGGCGTCGGCGGCGCGGGTGTTCGCCGTCCTGGACGGCCCCGACCCCGTGCGGGAACCGGACGCGCCCGCGCGGCTCCCGGAGGCACCCCACAAGGTCCGGGTCACCGACCTGCGCGCGCGCTGGACGCCCGACGGTCCCCTGGCACTCGACGGGGTGTCGCTCGACCTGGCGCCCGGACGCCGCGTCGCCGTCGTCGGGCCGAGCGGGTCGGGGAAGACGACGCTCGCGTCGGTGCTGCTGCGGTTCCTCGAGCCCGCGGGCGGGCGCGTGACGCTGAACGGCACGGACGTCCGCGACCTCGCGGGGGACGACCTGCGGACCGTCGTCGGGCTGTGCGCGCAGGACGCGCACCTGTTCGACTCGACGATCGGCGAGAACCTCCGGCTGGCGCGCCGTTCGGCGAGCGAGGCGGAGATCCGCGACGCGCTGCGCGGCGCCCGGCTGCTCGACTGGGTGGAGTCGCTGCCGTCCGGGCTGGACACGCGGGTGGGGGAGCACGGCGCGCAGGTGTCGGGCGGGCAGCGGCAGCGGATCGCCCTGGCCCGCGCGCTCCTCGCGGGCTTCCCGGTGCTGCTGCTGGACGAGCCCGCCGAGCACCTCGACACCGAGACGGCCGACGCGCTGACCGCCGACCTGCTGGACGCCACGCGGGGACGGACGACGCTCCTCGTCACCCACCGGCTCGCGGGACTCGACGCGGTGGACGAGATCGTGGTGCTCGACCGGGGCCGGGTCGCCGATCGGGGCACGCACGCCGAACTCGCCACCCGTCCGGGCATCTACCGGGAGATGTGGGATCGCGAGCGCGCGACCCCGGCGATCACCGTGCCCTGA
- a CDS encoding amidohydrolase family protein, translating into MYARPGRALRGRRGRPRLPHGRDGVAATRLSRRGRAFGAAERVSVAQALRAQTIDAAWQLGADGIAGSLAPGKYADLAVLSGDPLRTPPEEIEGLTVRGTYLAGEPVHAA; encoded by the coding sequence GTGTATGCGCGGCCGGGGCGGGCGCTCAGGGGGAGGCGGGGGCGGCCGCGTCTCCCGCATGGTCGCGACGGCGTCGCCGCCACCCGGCTGTCGCGGCGCGGGCGCGCGTTCGGCGCCGCCGAGCGCGTCTCCGTCGCGCAGGCGCTCCGCGCCCAGACGATCGACGCCGCGTGGCAGCTGGGCGCCGACGGCATCGCGGGCTCCCTCGCGCCCGGCAAGTACGCGGACCTCGCCGTCCTGTCCGGCGACCCGCTGCGGACGCCGCCGGAGGAGATCGAGGGCCTCACCGTGCGGGGGACGTACCTGGCGGGCGAGCCGGTGCACGCCGCCTGA
- a CDS encoding iron-containing redox enzyme family protein: protein MTPAEVRIGASLGERLLAFARGPLFRGDAQVLHAPNPYRRALAPDALAASDFTRPLTAGAPSAHRALAAHRLLGTFYEAETVLLPEQGLAPLHGDFDLFYGADLRALRENSVSELERFAFDCLADAVDVSGAGTTDVLESYFRHVVAEAATGPSPALAAVEAARDRRTAADLYVVQLALDGLTEASAMSRNLGGAYGPEQSALFKIFIDEFGYGVHDAKHTTIFAKLLRSRAMATHVHAYWNFYLAGPLATNNYYYYLSRDHAKFFRYAGAVTYAEAVFAPGFVEMVKVFRGIFGDTVDLHYCDEHAHIDEHHGRITRDQVLLALADRHGPRVVPELLRGVAEARLVGGWFEEDTAAQIRWSDDLARYRDLASNARTGRGAEPDRIVLSPDAPFTTRTRDTDVVLEMAAGEADLVATPTGPPERLARGDVLLVPAGRLHGLRAVTPEATCLVHPVSPSLEAPDSRPATATADRPAEQDG from the coding sequence GTGACTCCTGCCGAAGTCCGGATCGGCGCATCCCTGGGAGAGCGGCTGCTCGCGTTCGCGCGCGGCCCGCTGTTCCGCGGCGACGCCCAGGTCCTGCACGCTCCCAACCCCTACCGCCGGGCCCTCGCCCCGGACGCCCTCGCCGCGTCCGACTTCACCCGGCCGCTCACCGCCGGCGCCCCGTCCGCGCACCGCGCCCTCGCCGCGCACCGGCTGCTCGGCACGTTCTACGAGGCCGAGACCGTCCTGCTCCCCGAACAGGGCCTCGCCCCGCTGCACGGCGACTTCGACCTCTTCTACGGCGCGGACCTGCGCGCGCTCCGGGAGAATTCCGTCTCCGAGCTGGAACGTTTCGCGTTCGACTGCCTCGCGGACGCCGTCGACGTCAGCGGCGCCGGCACCACCGACGTCCTGGAGAGCTACTTCCGGCACGTCGTCGCCGAGGCCGCGACCGGCCCGTCCCCCGCGCTCGCCGCGGTCGAGGCCGCCCGCGACCGGCGGACCGCCGCCGACCTCTACGTGGTGCAGCTCGCCCTGGACGGCCTCACCGAGGCGTCCGCGATGTCGCGCAACCTCGGCGGCGCCTACGGCCCCGAGCAGTCCGCCCTGTTCAAGATCTTCATCGACGAATTCGGGTACGGCGTCCACGACGCGAAGCACACCACGATCTTCGCCAAGTTGCTGCGCAGCCGTGCCATGGCGACCCATGTGCACGCGTACTGGAACTTCTATCTGGCCGGACCGCTCGCCACGAACAACTATTACTACTATCTGTCCCGCGACCACGCGAAATTCTTCCGTTACGCGGGTGCGGTGACCTATGCCGAAGCAGTTTTCGCACCCGGCTTCGTGGAAATGGTCAAAGTGTTCCGCGGGATCTTCGGCGACACGGTCGACCTGCACTACTGCGACGAGCACGCGCACATCGACGAGCACCACGGCCGCATCACCCGCGACCAGGTGCTGCTCGCCCTCGCCGACCGGCACGGCCCCCGCGTCGTCCCCGAGCTGCTGCGCGGCGTCGCCGAGGCCCGGCTCGTCGGCGGCTGGTTCGAGGAGGACACCGCCGCGCAGATCCGCTGGTCGGACGACCTGGCCCGGTACCGCGACCTCGCCTCGAACGCCCGCACCGGACGCGGGGCCGAACCGGACCGGATCGTCCTGTCCCCGGACGCCCCCTTCACCACCCGCACCCGCGACACCGACGTCGTCCTGGAGATGGCCGCCGGGGAAGCCGACCTCGTCGCCACCCCCACCGGACCGCCCGAACGCCTCGCGCGCGGCGACGTGCTCCTCGTCCCCGCCGGGCGCCTGCACGGCCTGCGGGCCGTGACGCCCGAGGCCACCTGCCTCGTCCACCCCGTCTCCCCCTCCCTCGAAGCCCCCGACTCCCGACCCGCCACCGCCACCGCCGACCGGCCCGCCGAACAGGACGGATGA
- a CDS encoding Rieske 2Fe-2S domain-containing protein, with amino-acid sequence MARVIVIDLSRHNTVYVGHDRYFVLHAGGPPLLVRDHCPHRGGPLSLARPTPDGRRLSCPWHGTKVGVSAVRRGCLPMVRSGDEAVVLLPDGTEPVSVLRKEVLANLPAETGPAC; translated from the coding sequence ATGGCACGTGTCATCGTCATTGACCTGAGCAGGCACAACACCGTCTACGTCGGCCACGACCGGTACTTCGTCCTGCACGCGGGCGGCCCGCCGCTGCTCGTCCGGGACCACTGCCCGCACCGCGGGGGCCCGCTCTCCCTCGCCCGCCCCACGCCGGACGGGCGGCGCCTCAGCTGCCCGTGGCACGGCACCAAGGTCGGCGTGTCCGCGGTCCGCCGCGGCTGCCTGCCGATGGTGCGCAGCGGCGACGAGGCCGTCGTCCTGCTGCCCGACGGGACCGAGCCCGTGTCCGTCCTGCGCAAGGAGGTCCTCGCGAACCTCCCCGCGGAGACCGGGCCCGCATGCTGA
- a CDS encoding 50S ribosomal protein L11 methyltransferase, with protein MTLAQDAAPTDIAEFLAWGRDLHDQGRYEDAARAYRLILGVDRHNQDARLGLDRAVRHAVPRWHWEMLHDEERAELYDLAIRRAVGANPDGLVLDIGAGSGLLAMMAARAGARGVVACEGQPSVAATAVEVVRTAGYDDTVTVVPKMSTRMTVPGDLPRRADLLVTEIVDCGLLGEGILGTVAHAREHLLAPDATIMPCAARVYAQLVESVPLHRKNHVGKLHGFDLAPFNRLSTLEYFDSRLHRHEHRALSDPIPVFDFDFRTADASPRRADLRVRPTAAGRLHAVAFWFEMDLLPGLTLTNAPGVASHWKQAIQCLPAPPLVQPGDPVAVTALHDGLHIRFEVAADAEETA; from the coding sequence GTGACCCTCGCCCAGGACGCCGCCCCGACCGACATCGCTGAGTTCCTCGCCTGGGGGCGGGACCTCCACGACCAGGGCCGCTACGAGGACGCCGCCCGCGCCTACCGGCTCATCCTCGGTGTCGACCGGCACAACCAGGACGCGCGGCTCGGCCTCGACCGGGCCGTCCGGCACGCCGTGCCGCGCTGGCACTGGGAGATGCTGCACGACGAGGAGCGCGCCGAGCTGTACGACCTCGCGATCCGGCGGGCCGTCGGCGCGAACCCGGACGGGCTCGTCCTCGACATCGGCGCCGGCTCCGGGCTGCTCGCCATGATGGCCGCCCGCGCGGGGGCGCGCGGCGTCGTCGCCTGCGAGGGCCAGCCGTCCGTCGCCGCGACCGCCGTCGAGGTCGTCCGCACCGCCGGGTACGACGACACGGTCACGGTCGTCCCGAAGATGTCCACCCGGATGACCGTCCCCGGCGACCTGCCGCGCCGCGCCGACCTGCTCGTCACCGAGATCGTCGACTGCGGCCTGCTCGGCGAGGGCATCCTCGGCACCGTCGCGCACGCCCGCGAGCACCTGCTCGCCCCGGACGCGACGATCATGCCGTGCGCCGCGCGCGTCTACGCGCAGCTCGTCGAGAGCGTGCCGCTGCACCGCAAGAACCACGTCGGCAAGCTGCACGGATTCGACCTCGCGCCGTTCAACCGGCTGTCGACCCTCGAGTACTTCGACTCCCGGCTGCACCGGCACGAGCACCGCGCGCTGTCCGACCCGATCCCGGTGTTCGACTTCGACTTCCGCACCGCCGACGCGTCCCCGCGGCGCGCCGACCTGCGCGTCCGGCCCACCGCCGCCGGGCGGCTGCACGCCGTCGCGTTCTGGTTCGAGATGGACCTGCTGCCCGGCCTCACCCTCACCAACGCGCCCGGCGTCGCGTCGCACTGGAAGCAGGCGATCCAGTGCCTGCCCGCCCCGCCGCTCGTGCAGCCCGGCGACCCCGTCGCCGTCACCGCGCTGCACGACGGGCTGCACATCCGCTTCGAGGTCGCCGCCGACGCCGAGGAGACCGCATGA
- a CDS encoding iron-containing redox enzyme family protein gives MTIIETAQSPALAAYCAQPIFRPGPDVYITGNPYRRPIGPVGPASGFAVPATLAEFLGPGQLAAGRILCNAYESDMILLPAAGLATAKDDFDLFYGDEIRRLRDTVRPGLERYAFSFLDDAVPAPPVRTLDDLQEYFLAEVGGAGAPADASGVNPAVDPAAPVGGTMRAITECRHPEEAAGLHLIQLALDALTEASAMARNLGGSYGTEQSELFKIFNDEFGYGVYGAKHSTIFKEMLASVGLRTDLHAYWNFYLTSSLIGVNYFNWLTEDHRGMFRYMAAVTYLEWLFAQGFADTGVMLRAVYGDRVDAKYCDEHAHIDVHHGRMTYENLLLGLARAHGEIVIPELVRGIEDTKLLLRLGDEDFRAQIAWADDLAAHTGTRTDARDDASVTTLRPDDPFTTGVHDADLLVEVEDGAVHVHAWATDRPHLLEKGDVLHVPAHRLHGLKAASPRARVATRTVETAERTHDA, from the coding sequence ATGACGATCATCGAGACGGCGCAGTCACCGGCCCTCGCCGCGTACTGCGCGCAGCCGATCTTCCGGCCCGGACCGGACGTCTACATCACCGGCAACCCGTACCGGCGGCCGATCGGCCCGGTCGGTCCCGCGAGCGGCTTCGCCGTCCCCGCCACGCTCGCGGAGTTCCTCGGGCCTGGCCAGCTCGCCGCGGGGCGGATCCTGTGCAACGCCTACGAGAGCGACATGATCCTGCTCCCGGCGGCCGGGCTCGCCACCGCCAAGGACGACTTCGACCTCTTCTACGGCGACGAGATCCGGCGGCTCCGCGACACCGTCCGGCCCGGCCTGGAGCGCTACGCGTTCTCCTTCCTCGACGACGCCGTCCCGGCCCCGCCCGTCCGGACCCTGGACGACCTGCAGGAGTACTTCCTCGCGGAGGTCGGGGGCGCGGGCGCGCCCGCCGACGCGTCCGGCGTGAACCCCGCCGTCGACCCCGCCGCCCCGGTCGGCGGCACCATGCGGGCGATCACCGAGTGCCGGCATCCCGAGGAGGCCGCCGGCCTGCACCTGATCCAGCTCGCGCTGGACGCGCTGACCGAGGCGTCCGCGATGGCCCGCAACCTCGGCGGGTCCTACGGCACCGAGCAGTCCGAACTCTTCAAGATCTTCAACGACGAGTTCGGGTACGGCGTCTACGGCGCCAAGCACAGCACGATCTTCAAGGAGATGCTCGCCAGCGTCGGGCTCCGCACCGACCTGCACGCGTACTGGAACTTCTACCTCACCAGCTCCCTCATCGGCGTCAACTACTTCAACTGGCTCACCGAGGACCATCGCGGGATGTTCCGCTACATGGCGGCGGTGACCTACCTGGAGTGGCTGTTCGCCCAGGGGTTCGCCGACACCGGCGTGATGCTCCGCGCCGTCTACGGCGACCGCGTGGACGCCAAGTACTGCGACGAGCACGCCCACATCGATGTCCACCACGGGCGCATGACCTACGAGAACCTGCTGCTCGGCCTCGCGCGCGCGCACGGCGAGATCGTCATCCCCGAACTCGTGCGCGGCATCGAGGACACCAAGCTCCTCCTCCGCCTCGGCGACGAGGACTTCCGCGCCCAGATCGCGTGGGCCGACGACCTCGCCGCGCACACCGGAACCCGCACGGACGCCCGCGACGACGCGTCCGTCACCACCCTGCGCCCGGACGACCCGTTCACCACCGGCGTCCACGACGCCGACCTGCTCGTCGAGGTCGAGGACGGCGCCGTCCACGTGCACGCGTGGGCCACCGACCGGCCGCACCTGCTCGAGAAGGGCGACGTCCTGCACGTCCCCGCGCACCGCCTGCACGGCCTCAAGGCCGCGTCCCCGCGCGCCCGCGTGGCCACCCGGACCGTCGAAACCGCCGAAAGGACCCACGATGCCTGA
- a CDS encoding amidinotransferase translates to MPDSSPVSSFNEWDPLEEVIVGVVDGAAVPPWHPAIEATVPPEAFDFYRRNGGGGFPQDQVDAARAELDGFAAILEGEGVTVRRPDPVDQSSSFGTADWSSTGGSSHTFPRDIALVAGNQIVEATMGWRSYYFATHPFRTIFKDYFRRGARWVAAPKPQLTDASYNPGYAAAKPASPDPANPFPPETSVLTEFEPIVDAGDFMRFGRDILVQRSHVTNAFGIEWVRRLLGDEFRVHEVAFLDDHPMHLNATFVPLRPGRVLINPERVPELPEMFADWDVVVCPEPAIPADQTMYFCSRWIAMNTLMLDQDRIFVEAQETELLRLLEKEGFTPIPVPFRTVNTFGGGFHCATLDVRRRGTLEDYFQ, encoded by the coding sequence ATGCCTGACTCGTCGCCCGTCTCCTCGTTCAACGAGTGGGACCCCCTCGAAGAGGTCATCGTCGGCGTCGTCGACGGCGCCGCCGTCCCGCCCTGGCACCCCGCGATCGAGGCGACCGTCCCGCCCGAGGCGTTCGACTTCTACCGGCGCAACGGCGGCGGCGGGTTCCCGCAGGACCAGGTGGACGCCGCCCGCGCCGAACTCGACGGGTTCGCCGCGATCCTCGAGGGCGAGGGCGTCACCGTCCGGCGCCCCGACCCCGTCGACCAGTCGTCCTCGTTCGGCACCGCAGACTGGTCGTCCACCGGCGGCTCCTCGCACACCTTCCCCCGCGACATCGCGCTCGTCGCCGGGAACCAGATCGTCGAGGCCACCATGGGCTGGCGGTCGTACTACTTCGCCACCCACCCCTTCCGGACGATCTTCAAGGACTACTTCCGGCGCGGCGCCCGCTGGGTCGCCGCCCCGAAACCCCAGCTCACCGACGCGTCCTACAACCCCGGCTACGCCGCCGCGAAGCCCGCGTCGCCCGACCCGGCGAACCCGTTCCCGCCGGAGACGTCGGTGCTCACCGAGTTCGAGCCCATCGTGGACGCCGGCGACTTCATGCGGTTCGGCCGCGACATCCTCGTGCAGCGCAGCCACGTCACGAACGCCTTCGGCATCGAGTGGGTCCGCCGCCTCCTCGGCGACGAGTTCCGCGTCCACGAGGTCGCGTTCCTCGACGACCACCCGATGCACCTGAACGCCACGTTCGTCCCGCTGCGCCCCGGCCGCGTCCTCATCAACCCCGAGCGCGTCCCCGAACTCCCGGAGATGTTCGCGGACTGGGACGTCGTCGTCTGCCCCGAACCCGCCATCCCCGCCGACCAGACGATGTACTTCTGCAGCCGCTGGATAGCCATGAACACGCTCATGCTCGACCAGGACCGCATCTTCGTCGAAGCCCAGGAGACCGAACTGCTGCGCCTCCTCGAGAAGGAGGGCTTCACCCCCATCCCCGTGCCGTTCCGCACGGTCAACACCTTCGGCGGCGGCTTCCACTGCGCCACCCTGGACGTCCGCCGCCGCGGCACCCTCGAGGACTACTTCCAGTGA
- a CDS encoding ATP-grasp domain-containing protein, with the protein MSEEPMTRDGGERPLLLLIASSYSVYRAYILESVSARYRLWLLNPTPPTWEDPYIAGHTVVDCLDLDKLTAAAGEVAREHDIAGVFCYDEVYIETSAHLSAALGFPVLDPDAVARCRDKYATRAALRAAGLPQPASLAVSTLDDARAFADRVGYPVILKPRNLGGSMGVRKVTGPDELDAAFALTDGVRMGGIRQFDDYVLVEEFLDGPEVAIECVLHRGTCTPLIVARKVLGEGRMAFEEIGHDVDAADPLLHDPDMRDALRRAHEAVGFTDGYTHIEFKLTPDGPQVIEINVRLGGGMIPYLGRLTSGVDAPLAAADVVAGRAPTVVFTEPPRAASVRFGYPAHDMEITSATAREDLARPPIREIRVAVEPGMRLRLPPYGLARSGFVIAVGGTLAETGAAVTDADRFFTFTGTPLEQTP; encoded by the coding sequence GTGAGCGAGGAACCCATGACACGCGACGGCGGGGAGCGCCCGCTCCTGCTCCTGATCGCGAGCAGCTACTCGGTGTACCGGGCCTACATCCTGGAGTCGGTGTCGGCCCGGTACCGGCTGTGGCTGCTGAACCCGACCCCGCCCACCTGGGAGGACCCCTACATCGCCGGGCACACCGTCGTCGACTGCCTCGACCTCGACAAGCTCACGGCGGCGGCGGGCGAGGTGGCCCGCGAGCACGACATCGCGGGCGTCTTCTGCTACGACGAGGTCTACATCGAGACGTCCGCGCACCTGTCCGCCGCGCTCGGCTTCCCCGTCCTGGACCCGGACGCCGTCGCCCGGTGCCGCGACAAGTACGCGACCCGCGCGGCGCTGCGGGCGGCGGGGCTGCCGCAGCCCGCGTCGCTCGCCGTCTCCACCCTGGACGACGCCCGCGCGTTCGCCGACCGCGTCGGCTACCCCGTCATCCTCAAGCCCCGCAACCTCGGCGGCAGCATGGGCGTCCGCAAGGTCACCGGACCGGACGAACTGGACGCGGCGTTCGCGCTCACCGACGGCGTCCGGATGGGCGGCATCCGCCAGTTCGACGACTACGTGCTCGTCGAGGAGTTCCTCGACGGGCCGGAGGTCGCGATCGAGTGCGTCCTGCACCGGGGGACGTGCACGCCGCTGATCGTCGCCCGGAAGGTCCTCGGGGAGGGCCGGATGGCGTTCGAGGAGATCGGCCACGACGTCGACGCCGCCGACCCGCTGCTGCACGACCCGGACATGCGGGACGCGCTGCGCCGGGCGCACGAGGCGGTCGGGTTCACCGACGGGTACACGCACATCGAGTTCAAGCTCACCCCCGACGGGCCGCAGGTCATCGAGATCAACGTCCGCCTCGGCGGCGGCATGATCCCGTACCTGGGGCGGCTCACCTCCGGCGTGGACGCACCCCTCGCGGCGGCCGACGTGGTCGCGGGCCGCGCGCCGACCGTCGTGTTCACCGAGCCGCCGCGCGCCGCGTCCGTCCGGTTCGGGTACCCGGCGCACGACATGGAGATCACGTCGGCGACCGCGCGCGAGGACCTCGCCCGTCCGCCGATCCGGGAGATCCGGGTGGCGGTCGAGCCCGGCATGCGGCTGCGGCTGCCGCCGTACGGCCTGGCCCGCAGCGGCTTCGTCATCGCCGTCGGCGGCACGCTCGCGGAGACCGGCGCCGCCGTGACCGACGCCGACCGGTTCTTCACCTTCACCGGAACCCCGCTGGAGCAGACGCCGTGA